The sequence CTTCCGCCACCTCGCGGGCAGTTCGTCCGCTCTGAACCTTGGCAACTACCTCTGCTCCGATCTCTCGTTTCCGACTGTTTCTGCCCATATTTTGACCCTACTATATTTAGACTAGGTGTTCAAAATAACGGGTACCTATCACTCGGAGCTCGGAGTTCCGAACGATGCCTTTGTAGTTGGCTGCACCGCCGTTATGCGCGCGGTCAAGGGGGTCGATATCCTTATTCAAGCCTGTGCGACACTCCTAACCGAGCTACCAAAATTGCACCTACTGCTAATTGGGCCAGTAAAAGACCAGCAGGTAGAGCAGCTGCTAGAAAGCTTCCCAGACAAAAGTAGGCTCTCTCTAACCGGCTTTAGAAGCGATGCTACCAGACTCGCTACTCTGTGCGATGTGGTGGTAATGGCCTCAAAGAGCCGCGAGGGCTTTCCAAAATCGGTTATCGAGGCCATGGCTCAAGGTGTGCCGGCGATAGTAACGGCGGTCGGTGGAATGCCGGAGCTGGTTGATAACGGAGCAGCAGGCTTAATGGTCGAGCCCTCTAACGCGAATGAGCTCGCCGCTGCTATACGATACCTCGCAAACGATTCCAATGAACTTAGGCGCCTTGGGGCCGCCGGTAGAGCCCGTATAGTCGAGGTATTTAATATAGAGAGTACCGTTTCTAGAATGTTTGAGATCTTTGAAGAGCTAATCCAGAAAAAGCTGCTCACGTAACCCTCTGAAATCTCTAAATATCAAATAGTTCTCTAATCCTAACTAGTCAGCATATTGCAGAAATATTCGCATACAGTAATGACACTCAATAGCCCCTAAGGGGCCGATTTGCGGAACCCGTCCTGCAGCGCAAGTTGCTGGCGCAGCAATGCTGTGGGGGTGAAAACATTAACTGGTCACAAAATCTACCGTCCCCGATCAGGGGACGACCAATCAAATTACCTATGAAACTTCGCCGTAATCTGAGTAGCTTGAATCTTGACATTAAACTACGGTGACCAGTTACCTCTAATTAGCACTAAAAGCTAAAGATATTTAACGCTTCAACCGTCTATCAACCGTGAGGATATGCACGAACTCTAAGGGACGCACTTCTATGTACAACGAGCTCTCTAGTTATTCTGATCTAACCACACTTAGTCTAATATTTACTGGCGCCTTAATGGCGGCTGGAATAGCGATCGTTTTCAGGCGCTTTAT comes from Pseudomonadota bacterium and encodes:
- a CDS encoding glycosyltransferase family 4 protein; translation: MFKITGTYHSELGVPNDAFVVGCTAVMRAVKGVDILIQACATLLTELPKLHLLLIGPVKDQQVEQLLESFPDKSRLSLTGFRSDATRLATLCDVVVMASKSREGFPKSVIEAMAQGVPAIVTAVGGMPELVDNGAAGLMVEPSNANELAAAIRYLANDSNELRRLGAAGRARIVEVFNIESTVSRMFEIFEELIQKKLLT